A segment of the Brevibacterium zhoupengii genome:
AGCTGAGCGTGCGTACGATCGCAGCCTCGACTCAAGGGTCGATCGTCACGATCGCCGGAACGAACTCGGGCATGGGCGGCCCGGGTGGCGGTGGTGGCGGAGGAGGCCCTGCCGGTGGGGGCGGACCCGCAGGCGACGACGGTGGCCGTGGCAGCGGGATGGGCGGTCTGCTCAGCGGAGCCACCCCCTCAGCCGAACTCACTGCCCTCCTCAGCGAGGACGCGTCCGACTTCACGTGGGCGGCGGCAGCGACTGGTGCCAACCAGGCCGCAGGCTACCAGCTGGCTGTGGAGGAACCCGTGATGGCCATCGGAGGATTCAACGGCACCGATCCCTCGCCGACACTCGCGGAGTTCAAGCAGCTTGTCGCTGAAGGACAGATCCATTGGTACATCGGCTCCGGATCGGATGGCCAGGGCGGAGGACCTGGCGGAGGCGGTGGCGGGTCTTCCACCTCGGCGGAGATCTCCGCATGGGTTGAGGCGAATTTCGAGGCCACGACCGTCGATTCCGTTTCGCTCTACGATCTCAGCGCCGGATGAGGGGGATAATCGAATCATGAACGCGACTCTCACAGGCACTGACGCAGCCCCGGCACGCGTGCTCATCGTCGATGACGAAGCCAACCTGGCCGAGCTCCTGGTCATGGCCTGCCAGGTCAAAGGCTGGGAGGCCGTGAGCGTGGGCACCGGCAGGGATGCGGTGGCACGGGCCAGGAATGAGCATTTCGACGCGATCGTCCTTGACGTCATGCTGCCCGATCTCGACGGGTTCGCCGTCATCGAGAAGGTGCGCGGCGAGGGCATCGACACCCCCGTGGTGTTCCTCTCCGCTCGCGACGAAGTCGATGACCGGCTCACCGGGCTGCGCCTGGGCGGGGATGACTATGTCACGAAGCCATTCAACCTCGACGAGGTCATCGCTCGGGTCGAAGCCAGGCTCCGGCGCAGCGCGCCGGTCATCCCCAGCGGTGATGAGGATCTGCTGCGGGTGGGCGACCTTGAACTCGATGCCCGCTCACACGAGGTGAGCAGGGCCGGCCACCCGATCGATCTCACGGCACGGGAATTCGAGGTGCTGCTGCTGTTCATGCGCAACCCGCGGGCCGTGCTGTCGAAGGCGCAGATCCTCGACCGTGTGTGGGACTACGACTTCGGCGGCAACGGCAACATCGTGGAGTTATATGTGTCGTATCTGCGGAAGAAGATCGACGCACCGTACGAGGACCTGCCGAACCTCTTCCACACCAAACGAGGGGCCGGCTACATCCTTCGGGCCGATCCGTGAAGGCCGTTCCTCCTGTGCGCCGGTGGCGGCTGCAGACACGACTGATCGTCCTCGCCAGTCTCGTCCTGACACTGGTGGGAGCCGGGATCGGGGCCGCCTCGTGGTGGAGCGTGCGGACCTCCCTGATGTCCGATCTCGACAGTCAGCTGGCCGGGATGACCCATCATGCCCGAGTCGA
Coding sequences within it:
- a CDS encoding response regulator transcription factor, whose product is MNATLTGTDAAPARVLIVDDEANLAELLVMACQVKGWEAVSVGTGRDAVARARNEHFDAIVLDVMLPDLDGFAVIEKVRGEGIDTPVVFLSARDEVDDRLTGLRLGGDDYVTKPFNLDEVIARVEARLRRSAPVIPSGDEDLLRVGDLELDARSHEVSRAGHPIDLTAREFEVLLLFMRNPRAVLSKAQILDRVWDYDFGGNGNIVELYVSYLRKKIDAPYEDLPNLFHTKRGAGYILRADP